The proteins below are encoded in one region of Candidatus Reconcilbacillus cellulovorans:
- a CDS encoding glycoside hydrolase: MRTEDLQIRDPFVVPVPEERKYYLFGSTDRNIWETGVGFDVYVGDDLERWEGPYPAFRPEPGFYAEKNFWAPEVYRVGDLYYMFATFRRKSNGLLGTAVLVADRLSGPFRPHSDGPVTPESWSCLDGTLFFDHDGAPWMVFCHEWTQVGDGEICAIRLSPDFKRTVGEPVTLFRASEAPWTTPYVWAKDPSRTIYVTDGPFLIRLSDGGLVMLWSSFVRNVYALGVARSASGKLEGPWMHDPEPLFRDDGGHGMVFRAFDGGLRLALHAPNRTPNERARFLPVREAGGTLVVVTGGQSNG, translated from the coding sequence ATCCGGACGGAAGACCTGCAAATCCGCGATCCGTTCGTCGTGCCGGTGCCGGAGGAAAGAAAATATTACCTGTTCGGCAGCACGGACCGGAACATTTGGGAAACCGGTGTCGGCTTCGACGTGTACGTCGGCGACGATCTCGAGCGTTGGGAAGGGCCGTATCCGGCGTTCCGGCCGGAGCCCGGCTTTTATGCGGAGAAAAATTTCTGGGCGCCGGAAGTTTATCGCGTCGGGGATCTCTATTACATGTTCGCGACGTTTCGGCGCAAATCAAACGGACTGCTCGGCACGGCGGTGCTCGTCGCCGATCGGCTGAGCGGGCCGTTTCGTCCCCACAGCGACGGGCCGGTGACGCCGGAAAGCTGGAGCTGTCTCGACGGGACGCTGTTTTTCGACCACGACGGCGCTCCGTGGATGGTGTTCTGCCACGAGTGGACGCAGGTCGGCGACGGCGAGATTTGCGCCATCCGGCTGTCGCCGGATTTCAAGCGGACCGTCGGCGAGCCGGTGACGCTGTTCCGCGCGTCGGAAGCGCCGTGGACGACGCCTTATGTCTGGGCGAAAGACCCGTCGCGGACGATTTACGTGACCGACGGCCCATTTCTGATTCGCCTGTCCGACGGCGGGCTCGTCATGCTCTGGTCCAGCTTCGTCCGCAACGTGTACGCGCTCGGCGTCGCGCGGTCCGCGTCCGGCAAGCTGGAAGGCCCGTGGATGCACGATCCGGAGCCGCTGTTTCGCGACGACGGCGGCCACGGGATGGTGTTCCGCGCGTTCGACGGCGGGCTGCGCCTTGCGCTGCATGCGCCGAACCGGACGCCGAACGAGCGGGCGCGTTTTTTGCCCGTGCGCGAAGCCGGCGGGACGTTGGTCGTCGTTACGGGCGGGCAGTCGAACGGATAG
- a CDS encoding ABC transporter substrate-binding protein — translation MRHRWLAFAAAVSIALLPACGGGSDKTSGGTASGGQTAASPSPSPQPVELRIMWWGDQTRADITNQALRKFEEKYPHIKVVGEFAPSSSYFDKLNTLLASGTAPDVFFLGGNYPDYADKGVLLDLGPYVGKQLDLSDMDKSLIEYGTYKGKLYHISAGANSRGILVNASMFEKAGIPLPNENWTWDDFANISIELSKKLGQGYYGTYQFGVEGMKGVFLATRGKVFYDTENSKVGFDQKDVEDWFTFWERLYKEGGAVTPELQVANPPDDPNKSLVSAGKVAMNLIPSNLFAAHQKLTQDKLALVLPPQGPNGHGVILESSQGLSGYAKTKHPEEVALLMNFWINDPDATKILGTNRGVPGTSKMRDLLKQNASPEDKLVYEYLDRVSETSKNLPVKLSFNPPGYTEWNKLLETSLQEIAFGRKDAKKAAADFYNGIMQIVAKQQQAAQSSK, via the coding sequence ATGCGGCATCGTTGGCTTGCATTCGCAGCGGCTGTGTCGATCGCGTTGTTGCCGGCCTGCGGCGGCGGATCGGACAAGACGTCCGGCGGCACCGCTTCCGGCGGCCAGACGGCCGCTTCGCCTTCGCCCAGCCCGCAACCCGTCGAGCTGCGCATCATGTGGTGGGGCGACCAGACGCGGGCGGACATCACGAACCAGGCGTTGCGGAAGTTTGAGGAGAAGTACCCGCACATCAAAGTCGTCGGCGAGTTCGCACCGAGCTCCAGCTATTTCGACAAGCTGAACACGCTTCTGGCGTCCGGCACCGCGCCCGACGTGTTTTTCCTCGGCGGCAACTATCCCGATTACGCCGACAAGGGCGTGCTGCTCGATCTCGGGCCCTATGTCGGCAAGCAGCTCGATCTGTCCGACATGGACAAAAGCCTGATCGAATACGGCACGTACAAGGGCAAGCTGTATCACATTTCGGCGGGCGCCAACTCGCGCGGTATCCTGGTTAACGCCAGCATGTTCGAAAAAGCCGGGATCCCTTTGCCGAACGAGAACTGGACATGGGACGATTTCGCAAACATCAGCATCGAGCTGTCCAAAAAGCTCGGCCAGGGATACTACGGCACGTACCAGTTCGGCGTCGAGGGCATGAAAGGCGTCTTCCTCGCCACAAGAGGAAAAGTGTTCTATGATACCGAAAACAGCAAAGTCGGTTTCGACCAGAAAGACGTCGAGGACTGGTTTACGTTCTGGGAAAGACTTTATAAGGAAGGCGGGGCGGTCACGCCCGAATTGCAGGTCGCCAATCCGCCGGACGATCCGAACAAATCGCTCGTCAGCGCGGGCAAAGTCGCGATGAACCTGATTCCGTCGAACCTGTTCGCCGCCCACCAGAAGCTGACGCAGGACAAACTCGCGCTCGTGCTGCCGCCGCAAGGCCCGAACGGCCACGGCGTCATTCTGGAATCGAGCCAAGGGCTGTCCGGTTACGCGAAGACGAAACACCCGGAAGAAGTCGCCCTGCTGATGAATTTCTGGATCAACGATCCAGACGCAACGAAAATTCTCGGCACGAACCGCGGCGTCCCCGGCACATCGAAAATGCGCGATCTGCTCAAGCAAAACGCGTCGCCGGAGGACAAACTGGTCTACGAGTATCTCGACCGCGTATCGGAAACGAGCAAAAACCTGCCGGTCAAGCTGAGTTTCAACCCGCCCGGATACACAGAGTGGAACAAGCTGCTCGAAACGAGCCTGCAAGAAATCGCGTTCGGCCGCAAGGACGCCAAAAAAGCCGCGGCGGACTTTTACAACGGCATCATGCAGATTGTCGCCAAGCAGCAGCAGGCGGCGCAGTCGTCGAAATGA
- a CDS encoding type III-B CRISPR module-associated protein Cmr5: MAQGIKREQIENGRAAYAYDAVVGFVNDPKNEKELHNYRSYMLKLSAMIQTNGLAQAMAFYYSKGGTYRKIYEQIQKWMESLFGPWEEETERLEAAPGGRRDDRPSGKNSGRDAKDDDGWIRHLLKCDSREYRMMTVETLALVQWMARIAAGKIKSASDGDGAKGASGS, translated from the coding sequence ATGGCGCAAGGCATCAAGCGGGAACAGATCGAAAACGGCCGCGCCGCATATGCTTACGACGCGGTGGTCGGTTTTGTCAACGATCCGAAAAATGAAAAAGAATTGCACAACTATCGTTCTTATATGTTGAAACTTTCGGCGATGATCCAGACGAACGGGCTCGCGCAGGCGATGGCGTTTTATTACAGTAAGGGCGGTACTTATCGAAAAATTTATGAGCAAATTCAGAAGTGGATGGAAAGTCTGTTTGGACCGTGGGAAGAAGAGACGGAACGTTTGGAAGCTGCGCCCGGCGGCCGTCGCGACGATCGCCCGTCCGGCAAAAACAGCGGTCGTGACGCGAAAGACGACGACGGATGGATCCGTCATCTGCTGAAATGCGACAGCCGGGAATACCGCATGATGACGGTCGAGACGCTGGCGCTCGTTCAATGGATGGCCCGAATCGCGGCGGGGAAAATCAAGTCGGCGTCCGACGGCGACGGCGCGAAAGGGGCGTCCGGGTCGTGA
- a CDS encoding ABC transporter permease gives MRARQERIAYLFMTPWLIGFFGLTLGPMIASLYLSLTQYSLLNRPVWTGFGNYAQIFNQDPLFSHSLRLTFSYVLLSVPLKLAFALAIALALSKGIRGLGVYRTVYYIPSLLGGSVAISVVWRKVFDADGIFNRFLRLFGIQGPSWVSHPDYILYAIVALSVWQFGSAMIIFLAGLKQIPTELYEAAEVDGAGRLGRFVKITLPLLSPVIFFNLVMGIINSFQVFTSAYVLGDGRGGPINSTLFYTLYLYLKGFSFFDMGYASALAWIMLVIIAAFTAIVFATQRYWVFYYGDESGGRGAVR, from the coding sequence GCTCTACCTGTCGCTGACGCAATATTCGCTGCTCAACCGGCCGGTCTGGACGGGGTTCGGCAACTATGCGCAAATCTTCAACCAAGATCCCTTGTTTTCGCATTCGCTGCGGCTGACGTTTTCGTACGTGTTATTATCCGTGCCGCTGAAGCTCGCGTTCGCGCTGGCGATCGCGCTGGCGCTCAGCAAAGGGATCCGCGGGCTCGGTGTTTATCGGACGGTGTACTACATTCCGTCCCTGCTCGGCGGCAGTGTCGCCATTTCCGTCGTCTGGCGCAAAGTGTTCGACGCCGACGGCATTTTCAACCGATTTCTCAGGCTGTTCGGCATTCAGGGGCCGTCGTGGGTGTCGCATCCCGACTATATTTTGTATGCGATCGTCGCGCTGTCGGTCTGGCAGTTCGGATCGGCGATGATCATTTTTTTGGCAGGTCTCAAACAGATTCCCACAGAATTGTATGAAGCTGCTGAAGTCGACGGTGCAGGCAGGCTGGGGCGGTTCGTCAAGATTACGCTGCCGCTTTTGTCGCCGGTGATTTTCTTTAACCTCGTGATGGGGATCATCAACTCGTTCCAGGTCTTCACGTCGGCCTACGTGCTCGGCGACGGTCGGGGCGGGCCGATCAATTCGACGCTGTTTTACACGCTGTATCTGTACTTGAAAGGCTTCTCGTTCTTCGACATGGGCTATGCGTCGGCGCTGGCGTGGATCATGCTGGTCATCATCGCGGCGTTTACGGCGATCGTATTCGCGACACAGCGGTACTGGGTGTTCTATTACGGCGACGAATCCGGCGGAAGGGGGGCTGTGCGATGA
- a CDS encoding CRISPR-associated protein — protein sequence MARKMFTFLGVAVYQPCTYEMGSFRSKERRFTSLAILDILQQQSGPWGPDDRLIVFATPKAKADNWDQTTRERKQGDKNVPYETLEAALTSGRETFPFKYEFRLIESEHATAAADQWKLFNQIAELIHDGDEVYFDISFGFRFLPVMASAIWTYVRTLRRDVKLGGVYYGAYEAGQSNAPDAQSNGQSKRIAPLVDITSMVRLGEWANAVTLFDRAGDLSMLEELTRETWKSVYGSPSMESGTVRQIRKIISELGNLVDALATCRMAAPTPPPSEKNADNKAHGRKDKSTFARVKNLADLFEELNQYAIPSDNELAPITSLFSKIGHLIEQLRTDDRVEHYWSAAQWCVGHNRIQQAYTFLLEGVVSKICIEALGEEKTNDEKARTLVTTLINHVNQKKEDGIASLSTKYSPDIWNPIYEYVMKLEKSIVGILDSLRSSRNDMMHGGMNDDPSDPEALKSKIKSFLEQLHPSYEYFKCPRSSSELSI from the coding sequence ATGGCAAGAAAAATGTTCACTTTTCTAGGAGTTGCGGTCTATCAGCCTTGCACGTATGAAATGGGCTCATTTCGATCTAAGGAAAGGCGTTTCACTTCCCTGGCGATTCTGGATATTCTACAACAACAGTCAGGGCCATGGGGACCGGACGACCGCCTGATTGTTTTCGCGACGCCGAAGGCCAAAGCCGACAACTGGGATCAAACCACAAGGGAAAGAAAGCAGGGAGACAAAAATGTTCCCTATGAAACCCTGGAGGCGGCCTTGACATCCGGTCGTGAGACGTTTCCGTTCAAGTATGAGTTCAGGTTGATCGAAAGCGAACATGCGACGGCGGCGGCGGATCAATGGAAATTGTTCAATCAGATCGCGGAATTAATTCACGACGGCGACGAAGTGTATTTCGACATCAGTTTTGGGTTTCGTTTTTTGCCGGTCATGGCTTCCGCGATATGGACCTACGTGCGGACTTTGCGCCGCGATGTGAAATTGGGCGGGGTGTATTACGGCGCTTATGAAGCCGGGCAGTCGAACGCGCCTGACGCGCAATCCAATGGGCAGAGTAAGCGGATCGCGCCTCTCGTCGATATCACTTCGATGGTCCGACTCGGCGAGTGGGCGAATGCCGTCACGCTGTTCGACCGGGCGGGTGATTTGTCGATGTTGGAGGAGTTGACGCGGGAGACATGGAAATCGGTGTACGGATCTCCTTCGATGGAATCCGGTACTGTCCGGCAGATAAGAAAAATTATAAGTGAATTGGGGAATTTAGTAGATGCCTTGGCCACTTGCCGAATGGCGGCTCCTACACCGCCTCCATCGGAAAAAAATGCGGATAATAAAGCGCACGGTAGAAAGGACAAATCTACTTTCGCTCGTGTTAAAAATTTGGCTGATCTTTTCGAAGAGCTGAATCAGTACGCGATACCTTCCGACAACGAGCTTGCTCCGATTACCTCGTTATTCAGCAAGATCGGTCATCTGATCGAGCAGTTGAGGACGGACGACAGAGTGGAACATTACTGGTCCGCTGCACAATGGTGCGTTGGTCACAACCGAATTCAGCAAGCCTATACGTTTTTGCTGGAAGGAGTGGTTTCCAAAATTTGCATTGAAGCTTTGGGAGAGGAAAAGACAAATGATGAAAAAGCAAGAACATTAGTGACAACATTGATTAATCATGTAAATCAAAAGAAAGAAGATGGAATTGCATCGCTTTCAACCAAATATTCGCCAGATATATGGAATCCGATTTACGAATATGTAATGAAATTGGAAAAATCGATTGTGGGAATTCTTGATTCTTTGCGCTCCTCTCGCAATGATATGATGCATGGCGGTATGAACGACGATCCTTCCGACCCGGAAGCTTTGAAGTCGAAAATCAAAAGTTTTCTTGAACAACTTCATCCTTCTTACGAATATTTCAAGTGTCCTCGATCTAGTTCGGAGTTGTCCATCTAA
- a CDS encoding type III-B CRISPR module RAMP protein Cmr6, producing the protein MTETARYHPRDTVEVFRQNKQQIENLWYRIHYFQVVRHKKDKKSICKDLESKLPLQNTLAVLQEAVNLRVYALLSSALPGCIRIASMRPNGRLVHGLGGAHCRETALTLHPLYGVPYIPASSLKGLVRHWLTAQFGMEAEWIRVMLGDENREGCVRFYDAFPDPATEWELQPDVLTVHFPDYYTGQKAATDDQEPNPVEFWTVADAAEEKSGDAPTKPARMLFMLSATGPGRDGQDWLKVACTALSRALMEWGIGSKTSSGYGRFDDWRDETEEWVERFKQETERRRAEAERHRREEEQRRLEEERKRLEEERRRRLEAMPLEDRLCEEIAGLGKGGQDIQRSKELFNQFINQLSGEAQKKLAAALKAYWQSVGEWEGSKLSPKQREKVQQIQRILGE; encoded by the coding sequence GTGACGGAGACGGCGCGCTACCATCCGCGGGATACGGTGGAAGTTTTTCGGCAGAATAAGCAGCAAATTGAAAATTTATGGTATAGAATACATTATTTTCAAGTCGTTCGACATAAAAAGGACAAAAAATCCATATGTAAGGATTTGGAATCCAAGCTGCCGCTTCAGAATACGCTCGCAGTGCTGCAGGAGGCCGTGAATCTCCGCGTCTACGCCTTGTTGTCGTCCGCGCTGCCCGGTTGCATCCGCATCGCCAGCATGCGCCCGAACGGACGGCTCGTCCACGGCCTCGGCGGCGCGCATTGCCGGGAAACGGCCTTGACGCTGCATCCCCTTTACGGCGTGCCGTATATCCCTGCAAGCAGCCTGAAGGGGCTCGTCCGCCACTGGCTGACGGCTCAATTCGGCATGGAGGCGGAGTGGATCCGCGTCATGCTCGGCGATGAAAACCGCGAGGGGTGTGTGCGTTTTTACGATGCGTTTCCCGATCCGGCTACGGAGTGGGAACTTCAGCCGGACGTGTTGACGGTACATTTTCCCGACTATTATACAGGCCAAAAGGCGGCGACCGACGATCAGGAGCCGAATCCGGTCGAGTTTTGGACCGTGGCGGATGCGGCCGAGGAAAAAAGCGGGGATGCTCCAACGAAACCGGCGAGAATGCTTTTCATGCTGTCGGCCACCGGGCCGGGGCGAGACGGGCAGGATTGGCTAAAAGTTGCCTGTACCGCGTTGAGCCGGGCGTTAATGGAATGGGGAATCGGTTCGAAAACGTCGTCCGGTTACGGCCGCTTCGACGATTGGCGGGACGAAACCGAGGAATGGGTCGAGCGATTCAAGCAGGAAACCGAGCGAAGACGGGCGGAAGCAGAGCGGCACCGCCGTGAAGAGGAACAGCGACGCCTGGAGGAAGAGCGGAAGCGTCTTGAAGAAGAACGCCGTCGCCGTCTCGAAGCGATGCCGCTGGAAGATCGGTTATGCGAGGAGATCGCCGGGCTGGGCAAGGGAGGGCAGGACATCCAGCGGAGCAAAGAATTATTTAACCAATTTATCAATCAATTATCAGGAGAAGCGCAAAAAAAGCTTGCCGCGGCGCTGAAGGCGTATTGGCAGAGCGTCGGTGAATGGGAAGGATCGAAGCTTTCTCCAAAGCAGCGGGAGAAAGTCCAACAGATTCAACGGATTTTGGGGGAATAG
- a CDS encoding type III-B CRISPR module-associated protein Cmr3, which produces MLFELRPADTFFFRDHRPFAVGEDSAAAGLFPPRPGTVYGALRTAYVLRHSDLETFYAGRDEAVRAWMGTPSEKGRFRLRGVFLKVGDDLLLPVPFDCVVVGKTGDSARRLKLVYEPERAGWASDESAWRLYSNSREKTESAAGMYVRLNDWKRHLFGGDEPMPAVQVYGRLVVREPKIGIALDPATRRARDEMLYRVEMGRFHEEEGRAVSLVAEADDDDAPDFADIPMLRLGGENRPWTLRQLRGSLEVLTATERAEVSRRIRETGIARVVFLTPAIWKRGNRPERFDSETGVWRIDDGLEVRILTAALGRPVVIGGWDMARNRPKPRRNALPAGAVVYVEVKPSLAETFVETAFRRSLSDELSEEGYGRAVVGAAEAVGGVGVEAR; this is translated from the coding sequence ATGTTGTTTGAGTTGCGGCCCGCCGACACTTTCTTTTTCCGCGACCATCGGCCGTTTGCGGTCGGAGAGGATTCGGCGGCCGCCGGGCTGTTCCCCCCGCGGCCTGGGACGGTGTACGGCGCTTTGCGCACGGCGTATGTGCTGCGGCATTCGGACCTGGAGACGTTCTACGCGGGACGGGACGAGGCCGTCCGCGCCTGGATGGGCACGCCTTCGGAAAAAGGTCGGTTCCGGTTGCGCGGCGTTTTTCTGAAAGTCGGCGACGACTTGCTGTTGCCGGTCCCGTTTGACTGTGTCGTCGTCGGCAAGACAGGCGATTCCGCCCGGCGGCTCAAGCTGGTGTACGAGCCGGAACGGGCTGGGTGGGCGTCGGATGAGTCCGCCTGGCGGCTTTACAGCAACAGCCGGGAGAAGACGGAATCGGCGGCGGGGATGTATGTCCGCCTGAATGATTGGAAACGACACCTGTTCGGCGGCGATGAGCCGATGCCGGCTGTTCAGGTGTACGGCCGCCTGGTCGTCCGCGAGCCGAAAATCGGCATCGCGCTCGATCCGGCCACCCGCCGCGCCCGCGACGAAATGCTGTACCGCGTCGAGATGGGGCGCTTCCATGAAGAGGAGGGCCGCGCCGTCAGCCTGGTCGCGGAGGCCGACGACGATGACGCACCGGATTTTGCGGATATCCCGATGTTGCGGCTCGGCGGTGAAAACCGGCCGTGGACGCTTCGGCAGCTGCGCGGTTCGCTCGAGGTGCTGACGGCTACAGAACGGGCGGAAGTTTCCCGGCGGATCCGAGAAACGGGTATCGCGCGCGTTGTGTTCCTGACACCGGCGATCTGGAAACGCGGCAATCGGCCGGAACGTTTCGATTCCGAAACAGGCGTCTGGCGGATCGACGACGGACTGGAAGTCCGCATCCTTACCGCGGCGCTCGGGCGTCCGGTCGTGATCGGCGGCTGGGATATGGCGCGCAACCGTCCGAAGCCGAGGCGCAACGCGTTGCCGGCAGGCGCGGTCGTGTACGTCGAAGTGAAGCCGTCGCTCGCCGAGACGTTCGTGGAAACGGCGTTCCGCCGTTCGTTGTCCGACGAGCTCAGCGAGGAAGGCTACGGCCGCGCCGTCGTCGGCGCCGCGGAAGCCGTCGGCGGCGTGGGCGTCGAGGCGCGATAA
- a CDS encoding type III-B CRISPR module RAMP protein Cmr4 codes for MLLYAVTSVHPGSGSEVGFVDLPIQREKHTRFPKIEGSSLKGAIRAAAREATGDSDEEKRKLELVFGGEPGGREEPSAGAVTLTDARVLLFPVRSMRRVFVWITCPFVLERFNREAAAYRDAYGREVSTLPVPEPGCVSSADMLVGPSAELSDKGRLVLAEYTFSDCRVDEQAKRLAERLEQWLGEDQKGRVVARLAVVSDEDFADFVQLATEVQARIRINYERGTVADGGLWYEEHVPPETVFYAYLFAFDSVKAAFKDAGGEKREVSMSAEEVMRYLKDPKRVPDVFQLGGNNSVGRGMLRKTWF; via the coding sequence ATGTTGTTGTACGCGGTGACGTCGGTCCATCCGGGCAGCGGCAGCGAAGTCGGTTTCGTCGATTTGCCGATTCAGCGCGAAAAGCATACGCGGTTTCCGAAAATCGAAGGTTCGTCGCTCAAGGGCGCGATCCGGGCGGCCGCGCGTGAAGCGACGGGGGACTCCGATGAAGAGAAGCGGAAACTTGAACTGGTCTTCGGCGGGGAACCCGGGGGCAGGGAGGAACCGAGCGCGGGTGCCGTCACGCTGACCGACGCGCGCGTGCTTCTGTTTCCTGTCCGGTCGATGCGGCGGGTATTCGTCTGGATCACGTGTCCGTTCGTGCTCGAGCGGTTCAACCGCGAGGCGGCGGCATACCGCGATGCTTACGGGCGGGAAGTGTCGACGTTGCCGGTACCGGAGCCGGGCTGTGTCTCGTCTGCCGACATGCTGGTCGGTCCGAGCGCCGAGCTGAGCGACAAGGGACGTCTGGTCCTGGCGGAATATACGTTTTCCGACTGTCGCGTCGACGAACAGGCGAAAAGATTGGCGGAACGGCTGGAGCAATGGCTCGGTGAAGACCAAAAAGGCCGGGTCGTCGCGCGTCTTGCGGTCGTCTCCGACGAAGATTTCGCCGATTTCGTCCAGCTGGCGACCGAAGTGCAGGCGCGCATCCGGATCAATTATGAAAGAGGAACTGTCGCCGACGGGGGCCTGTGGTACGAGGAACACGTGCCGCCGGAGACCGTGTTTTACGCCTACCTGTTCGCCTTTGATTCGGTCAAGGCAGCCTTCAAGGACGCGGGCGGTGAGAAGCGCGAGGTTTCTATGTCGGCGGAAGAAGTTATGCGGTATCTGAAAGATCCAAAGCGGGTGCCCGACGTTTTCCAGCTCGGCGGCAACAACTCCGTCGGGCGCGGCATGCTGAGGAAAACGTGGTTTTAA
- a CDS encoding sugar ABC transporter permease yields the protein MTERLVAGRRLQPGRWLKHAVIAAFGFGMIYPVLWLVSSSFKPDALIFRDVGLWPEQVTLDHYIRGWKGLLGVSFGRFFANSGLIAILSVLGNLVTCSLTAYAFARLEFRLKKLWFALMLVTIMLPYHVTLIPQYILYHRLDWINTYWPLIVPKWLAHDSFFILLMVQFIRGIPRELDESAMIDGAGPAGIYARIVVPLLVPAMITTSIFTFIWTWDDFFSQMIYLNDVRLFTVPLGIRSLLDPSGDASWGPLLAMSTLSLLPVTVVFFAFQRYIIEGITTTGLKG from the coding sequence ATGACGGAACGACTCGTCGCGGGCCGGCGGCTGCAACCGGGTCGGTGGCTGAAACATGCTGTCATCGCCGCCTTCGGTTTCGGCATGATCTATCCGGTGCTCTGGCTCGTCAGCAGTTCGTTCAAACCGGACGCCCTGATTTTTAGAGACGTCGGCTTATGGCCGGAACAAGTGACGCTCGATCATTATATTCGCGGGTGGAAAGGGTTGCTCGGCGTCTCGTTCGGCCGGTTTTTCGCCAATTCCGGGCTGATCGCGATCCTATCCGTTCTCGGCAACTTGGTCACCTGTTCGTTGACGGCATATGCGTTCGCGCGGCTCGAGTTTCGGCTGAAAAAGCTGTGGTTCGCGCTCATGTTGGTGACGATCATGCTGCCGTACCACGTGACGTTGATCCCGCAATACATCCTGTACCACCGGCTCGACTGGATCAACACGTACTGGCCGCTGATCGTGCCGAAATGGCTGGCCCACGACTCGTTTTTCATCCTGCTGATGGTGCAGTTCATCCGCGGCATTCCGCGCGAGCTGGACGAAAGCGCGATGATCGACGGCGCCGGACCGGCCGGCATTTACGCGCGCATCGTCGTGCCGCTTTTGGTACCGGCGATGATCACGACGTCGATTTTCACGTTCATCTGGACGTGGGACGACTTTTTCAGCCAGATGATCTATCTGAACGACGTCCGGCTGTTCACCGTCCCGCTCGGCATCCGGTCGCTGCTCGACCCGTCCGGCGACGCGAGCTGGGGGCCGCTTCTGGCGATGTCGACGCTGTCGCTTTTGCCGGTGACCGTCGTGTTTTTCGCCTTCCAGCGGTACATCATCGAAGGCATTACGACGACCGGTCTGAAAGGCTGA